The segment TTAGTACtgtttttattcatgtagataaCAGCGTCAGATGAATTATTGAACAAATAAAATATGGTGCTAGCTGAGTGTACAGAgattatagattacagaggcaacaaggcactcaaaaccgcggtttttgATCGGCAACCGATAAAAATTGTATAGTAAAATCATTGGTAAGTGCCAAGTCTAGTAAATGATTAGAACCGGATTACATTGCGCAAGGCCTTGGGGACAGAAACTATCGACAAGCGCGATGCAAACCACAGAAATGCAAGAGCGTTGGTAAATTAAGGCTTGGGCAATCGTTTACAGGAACATTACCAGCTAGACTGCTAGACAAGCTATCAAAGAACAGCAACGCTAAGTTGTTCTATAAATGGAAAAGGTGCCTAACCAATGTAGCGATCTTCTCATCAAACCGAGTTTACATTAAAACGATAATGTCGAACTCCAAGTCTACCACACCAGTGAAAAAATTTTATGATATTGGTTGGGAGTCcacgcacgttctggtagtagaTTAGCAGTCAGCGATTTGGAAGATTCAGTGCTAGACGCAAGACACGCGTTATCGGAAGAATTGCTAAAGGAGGAATCGTACTTGTTTGAATAGTGGTGTGGGGAGTTTCGATTTTTACACTAATACATAGGACCGAGACGACTGCCAGAATTGCCCTGACTGCTGCGGGGAGTCGGGGGATGCCATAATTCCGAGGTCACTTCATCCTGCTATCGCATACTACGTCGGTAAAGATACCGTCAGCAGTTGCAGTTGGAGTTGGATGCAAAAACACGGATTAGTGACTAGATATCTGAAGAGATCAACGTATGAAGACAAGATcaaaatatcacaatagatcaaataactggtcgcagtggagaatgtacccgacaaaaaaatatgaagatAAGAGGGAACATATTGATGACTCACAACACAGAATGTATCAGCAGTGGAGAGGAGAATTCACGCTGACAATTACCAAAATGTGAGTTTCGGGGACTTCATTCCTCACAAACCTACATAACGCCAGGATGAATAATGAGTACTGGTAAGAAGAGCTCAACTACGAACGCAAACTTCCATGATGTCACGTACCTTGCATCTCCGGGCATGCACTGGGCAGTAGATATAGTGCATCTCGCGGAATTAGAGCCAATTAATATATGAGGTATGAATATGTGTGGCCTATGTGTAAAGCACAATTGAACCATTCGTTCTTCTCAACAGTCAAGAATATACGACTTGCTGTTGTTCTGTAGAAATATATATTCAGGATCCAGCATTTGGTGTGTAACCTAATTAAAAAGCCGTAAACTCAGTTtgatcatttttatttatttaaaagtgAAATGTGATAATAATCGAAAATTCAGAATCAGTTTAGTTAGGGTCGATATGACAATCTCTTGCCTTTACAGAGGTCTTGAGACGATCAAAAATCACTGCCCAACTGTGACTAGCTAGTATTTTGATCAACTCACGGTCCCGAGGTCGGTACATTTTTTTAGTTCGAACCCTGCTGTTAAAAACTAACCAGAGAGAATCATCCATTGGATTTACGACTCGTGAGTTCGAGTCAACGTGTTTTTCAACCATGTTTGGTTTACTCGCGCTTCGTAAGACGGTACCGACGGCTTTAAGTATGTACCTCCAGAACATTTCTCGTTTTGCCGATAATACGTCGCATTTATTTTGACACCCTACTTAATGAAAATAATTGGAGACCACCCGTACACGATTACTGTGGTTCAAACCATTATTTGTGACATTCGTAGATTTATTTTCTCCCGtacatgttgttattacgaatggttcgtagtTGGTACGAGGACAAATTCGTTGCCCATTTTTCATCATAACGCATTTAATACACGGTCATTGTCTGGCTGAAATGTCGGACATAACTGTTTGATGTGAACAACAgataaaattgagaaaaatgctAAATAAAACAGAGACAATTCAAACATAAGACGTCAGACTCGAGTCAAACAAAATGAAACTGACATTGGCAAATCAAACCAAAAAATTAGGAACAGAACATGGACAACcaacaaaagtaaaagaaaaaattaaaaactgcaGCCGCTTAAGTAGCACGAATTGCATAATGAATGAAATTTGATTGATACATAATACAGTTatttaatatttgttttttcTGCCACTTTTTAAATTTTCCTCTAAATAACATCCGAATTACCGAACTTCGACGTTACCTTTCCCAAATTTTCATTGTCTAAATTTGTTTTCGCAATTATTTCGTTGATTTATTTCCGTAATtatgttattttaaaaattcaaaacgaGAAATAAAATACCGATTCCTAAATGAGTGAACTCATTTTTCGCTCCACCACTGATGATTAAGTGTGATGCTTCTTCACTCATCACGAATGCATACCTGCCAatgaaagaaagaagaaaataaaaaacattttagTAGGTAAATAACTACCCAACATGGTTGCATGATGTTGGGTACACTTCGGAAGACGCTAGATGCCACAGAGATGACACACACTCTAGAGTCCACTCCCCGGTGGCGATGGCTGGAACCgcaaataaccaaaatacttGACTTTGCAATAATTAAATTAACACGATTTTACACCCATTTACTGTTTTCTCCTTCGCAGATATCGTGAACGTCATCCAGACTTTCAACGGCAACGGTCACAGGAAAGCGTGTGCAAGTGATAATTGAAATTTGTGCTGAACAGGAGGGGAGATGAATTGCGGTCGCAAAATGCTGggttgaaatgacaaaaaacatAGTGGAAGTAGAATCGACTTTCTGTTTGATGTGAGACTTGCtgtaaaatagtaaaaaaagaaCGATATCGAAGAGAACGAAGTGCCAAGATAGTCGACGATAGCATTCATTAGTCAGGTTATGTTAATTGACGGTTTAGAGTGAGATCTGTTTGCAGTAGTTATTTAGAATCGAGTCACAGCGTGAGCAGGGTGTGATTATACTCACAAGAACGTTAGACAGGCTGGTGTGAAGATGACATTGAAGTGCTTATTATTGGGTCATTGCCTGTTCCTCGGTGTACTAGGGATATGGGCGCAATTCTCACAGCAGCCCACCCTTAATCCTCCAACTCCCGCTGTCCCCACAACGCAATCGGAAAGGCAGTTTCGAGTGGTTTACGAATGGAACGTTCTGGATTTTGCATTCGCTAACGAAGATGAGCGAGCTCGTGCGCTGTACCTTGGAGAATATATTCCTAGAAATGTGTTGGTTTCCGATGTAAAACCATACGCCAATCGTCTGTATGTGACCATTCCTCGGATGCTGTCAGGAGTTCCGGCAACTCTAGGCTATTTCGTACGACCAGAAAATAACGGCAGGACCGATCCAGAAATAGTTCCTTTCCCATCATGGGAAATGAACCGCCGTGGAAACTGTTCGGCGCTACAGTTCGTTCAGGGAATTGCGATTGACAAACACGGAATTATGTGGGTGATCGATTCTGGTAGAACTGAAACTTTACAAAGAGGTAAGTTCTGATATTACAAGACGAATTATTAAGCCCTAACTAATTTTCACGCGTATTTTTAGGAACTAATCATGTCACCTGCAATCCGAAAGTTGTGCTACTGGATCTGAAACGCAACGGAACAGTTCTTATGCGCTATGAATTCCCTCCGGAAGTAGTTCCTGCAGGAGTTAACTATCTCAATAAGGTGGTCATTGACGATGCGTTTGGTGGATTCGCTTACATTACGGACAACAGTGGTGCCGATCCCGGAATCGTAGTTTATTCGCGTCAACTAAACCGCTCGTGGAAAGTTCGTGAAAATAATTCTATGCGTGCAGCTCAAAATGCGGTCCGTTTCGCCGTTAATGACACCGAACTGAACTTTTCCATTCACATAGATGGTATTGCTTTGGGACCCTACTACAATCCACACGTCCAAAACGACATCGACCCGCAAAACGATCCACTAATCGGAAATCAAAACTACGAACGAAACGTCTACTACAGTCCATTGTCCAGCTATCATCTTTATTCTCTGCCTGCTTCCGTCCTTCGAGATCCGGAATACGTTATGAAAGCAAGCCCGCGAGACATTCTAGAATCTGTGACCGACTATGGTCGAAAGTCCTCACAAACGGATGGTATGATTATGGATAATCAGGGCGAACTTTACTTCGGTTTGTTAGGCGAACATGCCATCGCACGGTGGGACTCGTACAGACCATTCACCCCGAAGAATCAGATTGTGGTTGCACGAGACAAGACACACATTCAATGGGTCGATGGTATGGGATTCGACCACGAAGGTTATCTGTATGTGGTGGTCAATCGCCTGCACAACTTTGTCGCCGGAAAATTACATCCTGAAGATACGAACTTCCGGATTCTCCGATCGAAGACCGGTGCGTTGAGCTATGTTGAGACCCCGGACAATAATTTCAACAATGACGTTAGATACCGCTATGATGGCGAAGTAGATAATAGTCTTCTACATTACGGCTTATCGTCGACAACTCCCGTTTCGAGTCGATTGGAGCTGGCTGGTTTGTTCGGAAGAAGTGCAGGACAGGCGCAAATCAGTAGCTTCATTACGGTGAGCATCTGCTTGGTTCTAGCCAAACTTTTGGCAGTTTAGGGTGCACCGATGGGCCCATGCCTCGGGCCTGGATATGATTCCTGATTTCAGTTACCGTTCAGTATCTTAATTACAGTTTAAGTCAGCAGTGAGTTGTAAATAAATTGTGTTACCATATGTGAATAGTTtgtaaaattgaccaaactGAATGTTGATATTCGAAACTGTTCAAAACTGATAATAATAAAGATAATTTAATAAGGTTAGAGTTAAATCTGCGGTGATTTGTTTTAGAGAATCCTTCAAAAATTGACGGTTTAgctaaaaaagtttttttattgaaattacattAATAACAACTGGGCAAATATGATGTATAATTCAAAGTTTCGTTGTTAAATTTTGGAAAGTTTTGAAACCTTCATCAACTTGGTGGGCATAATTAATACTGAaatcgttcatgtccccaacTGTGTTACAAATTCAGTTTGTAACAGTCAGGGTTACAATGCGCTCtttcagagatgccatattttctaaaaaaaatgtctggaactgctcgaaaaccgaaaaaatcgagcagttttgcgactactcgaattttctggtttgaaaataatctgcgaaaatctgcacactttctTAGGAAGTCTGTgtaagtttaaagagcttcgaacaaaaatctgcaccaaaacaataaaagtcataaaaactgcaaatatctgcaaatttataatgatctgcaagaccgctccaaaaatctggaatttgcagacaaatctgcaaatctggtatccctgcgCTCTTTACACTCAATTGGAttgcacagttataaagtgcaactatcaaaactgtgatgaaaagtgtgctactgataatatcgctaggagtcttatatcgataataccttCAAGttttatcgtcacggaagaatatcgaaagttggagtttaaaatgaaatcttcCTCTTgtcttgttattattttaacatttttgttctatttcttacgtatttttgctgtcGATAATACTGTCTTATTATCTTTACTCATTtttaacgataagaaaactgTATCAATAATCGatatagattttgatcggcatttcccatcattacaactctcacATCTGtgctgacatttgatttggcAGTGGTACTAGTATCAGTTGTAGAAAAAGTTAATAGTATTTAATTGtccatttatttcatatatgctgcatatttctTCAAGTCATGAGTTATGTATTCagaaacaatttttatattattcttagcgtcgataacaactctatgtaagcattagaattcaaataggaatcaaccaagattctttttttttcccatgaaattttggcaacttttctcacctacaaatgtgtgactgaacaagtgtgttgaaaatccaactttcaatgcaaacagCAATATAATTAACACTTCCCATCTCAAGGGGTTCACTGTAACAGTATACTACGTACGAGCTAAATGGCGGTGCCGCAAACCACCCACAGATGATCAGGTTTTTAgatttttcataaaatattgtttttcgaTTTTGCCCGTCCTCTACGACAATCCTAATGGTGCTGCTTTTCAACTATTATTGGAGCATAACAGCCGATGAAATTTAATTTCCCGAATGGAGAAAGGTCGTTTGAAATTGTTGacccaaattgaaaatttattacctCTTCTAGACTAAGTCGCTATTTTACATTAACCGAATTGAATATTCTCACTCATTTCGCTCCTGGAAAACGACCAAGTAAactggaaaacgagaaagaattaCCAATTCAATGCGCCTAGCTGTAGGCAACGACAGCCATTCATTTGCACCATAATGATCAAAGGGTCAAAAGCTCTCAGGCATTCCGCATAACACTATCCTGCGGAATAGTTAGAgatgccagatatttttttgacaAGTTTGCATAATAATTAAAAAATGTCTGGATTGGTTTGTGCTCACTCCTAGCCCATCAATTAACACATGACGTGACATATGTCAATCTGTTTTGCTTTAGTGAGGTTTTTATTCAGAGTAGTGTATTTAATAGATTTCGAAAAAGTAAGTTTTGTTTGGGAAACCCAGTGATTCTAATGGTTTCGAAACGGAAAAGGAATTTAACGAAACATATGCAAAACTATTAGATTGGGCGTACCGGCTCTGGAGCAAAGACCTATGCTATTTGTTATTTGCTATTTTTATACGAGTAGGAAAATCTGCTAAGCACCTGaaaagatacggtactatcagacacatgagaagacaactcaggtaaTGTGGGGCTGGGAATCTCGACCCTCCTAATGAGCCGTGAGGATcacgacccactaaaaccctactcgagtctccagcctcaatcccccctcgcaccaccttatcggtattacttcagggagggactATTGCGCCCTCTtcgataactactggactatggtgtCGTATCCGAATCCAAAACACATCCTTCGTTCTCGATCTCGAAAATAGCACACAGAATGACTTCGCTCGTTATTCTCGCATTACTCGACCTTACGGAAAACGTTGTCCCACTTAATAGAATTATATATATGGCTGCCAGAAACAACATCGACTCAAAATTTGGGCAGTGCTAACATTTTGAAAGCGACATTATTGCTTTATATTTAAGTGCTTAAAAACGTTATATTGCTCATTAGTGCGGTCGATATAAGAAAATGCAGCTGTAGTCTGGGCGCCGTACTATCAAAACAGCATTCAACGGATTGAGTCTATCCAACGAAAATTTGTCCGCTACGCCTTACGACTCCTCCCTTGGAATGACCCTTTGAATCTTCCAACCTATGAACACCGCTGTAATCTAATTGGGCTTGATTCTTTGGCTGTACGGCGAGAGGTTGCTAAAGCAATCTTCATTTCAGACATCTTAACCTTTCAAATTGACAGTTCAGATTTACTTCGGCTCCTGAACATTAAAATCCGTTGTCGGCATCTCCGatctccattttccattttctcgaTCTTCCTGCGTCACGCACCAATTATGGTCGAAACGAACGGTCATTTGGTATGTAAGCTGTtgatgcaaaaaatgaaggttttgtgcctgcTGAAGAAGGAGTCGCTAAAGCCGATCCACTTccgcgggcttttcccttctcGAAGAATAAGGAATAAAGTTCATAACTtagatcataaacatttgtttacACATTTGCTGTACATTCAACCATATCATTGCTATTCACTACATATGGTAGTTAAACtgtttactcgccgttgatcggttCTCCAGCGGtattgtagctcaagtacaatctgggtagcagtcGCAATTAACGCGCCCCAGAtatccgagctagaacacatcctttggactaagtatcctgtccgctcactgccatcatgttgcttcttgcgcccgcgaaacgagggtaTATGAAGAAACCATGTTCTGCAGTTTAGTCTACATCCTCGTATTCAGGACACGcgagggactccgcatgcccgaacttgtgcactGCCTAAAACAATCATGTCCTGATAGAATTTGTGTCAGATGAAAGTTAATTTCACCATGGCacctgtcgacccacccggatagttccgggataagtcgatgtgtccaccggccttttgtggaactAGACTATGCCCGCTGCTATGTGACCAttgaggccgatcttgtggtactccgtatgcctctagttccacgttggttgaagcaatctacgtcctcgctgatgatgatgccaataggcatcatgcCCGCTaaaacgcagattgcgtcatgtgaaactgtgcgatacgcgctcgccactctcaagcacatgagacgatagttGCTTTCCAGCTTAGCTAGATAGCTtatggtacctaacgccgatgaccacactggcccaccatacctgagtatggattGGACTAGTtagctaatagccttcgtttgctgccatataccacaGAGCACCATACGAggcaatgccgaaatagctgcggaagccttcttgcaggcatagtcgacgtggctcccgaacttgagcttgtcgtcgaccatgactcccaggagttttaaggaccgcgttgacgaaatagtgcagtccccgacgctgatatttgcctgctgcaccgacttgcggttgttcaccacgataacctccgttttatgatgcgctaggtccagtttcctggatcgcatccaatcttcaacaatgtttatagagtgggcagccgtcaactcaacctctctgatagattcaccgtagactttcGTCCGCAAAGaggacaatcaccacccctaccgggaactttagcttcaacacctcgtcatacatgacgttccacaacaccgggcccagtatggaaccttgcggaacccctgcggtgattggaacgcacttctgacccacttggacgttccgaagcgagttggctatggagtcccagctagcgctattaaacgcatttctcacgtcgagcgtgacaactgcgcaatagcgaataccCGTCTTCTTGCGCCATTCCGCagtggattgccacctcggctatcttagtgacagacaagatggctgCCACCATAGATTTGccctttcggaagccgaattggttccttgatggaccgtttgtaccctcagtgcctgttaaggataaccctctccggCAGTATCgtgcagacagatcggcctatatggcGAGGGGACACCCgccttcggcaataggaccagattctgtccAGAACCTGCCTGTCGTCCATACAGCCACTGttccggacctatccgagacccagttaccgtttccggcagggatgcggtatgagTCCCAGATGATGGCAATgcccgtcaacgactcagtaactgcttggtacaacagctgctgggccgcgtagcagtgattcaagtttagttgcgttacctgcactacgcccgtgttttagtcgccggcgcgcctgccaggcactttgggcctcctgttgtgtgcttagcgttcCGTTGGCGGTACGTATCAGGCACTTGAGTGGCGTTGTACAGTCCCTCGTTGTATAGCCCGCACCGCCACACCTCCTACACAGGTGACTTCTGTCTGGCCCCTTatagctccaggacttgtgccctcgcttATAGCACCGcaagcaagcctccggctgctgggacacgctcagtgggcatacggactaTCCCACCTTCAGcgtagccactttcagggctgcatttccttctaccagtggaagtcttatagttgctacctgggttcccgctgGTCCCTAAGTAGCGCAGAcaaactgcttcggtagtcgtcaccacgttacattgcttctTGAGAGCCCatgctagttcgcccgcttcagtgatctcgtccaggtttttgaGCTAGAGAATCATCTCAGGCGtaagtgcgcggatctgtacgcTATCGCCAAAGACCTGTaatgccagcactttgtaggcagaaccgctctcagtggcattctttttgagctcaaggatcatgttaCCCGTACGAGAGCGGCTGATACTCCACACATCCGCACgaagacccttcaactgatcgTTCCCTCTCATGGCATTCaaaacttccgaatatttcgGCCCCACGATTTTGAGGATTAgagcatcgcctttgctcctctttttctgaccactttcggtggagctcgatcctcctctttcttcctggtcTTCTTTTTTTTGACTAATTTTCACTGATTGTAGGACGCTAACTGTGTCTGGTTACCCTCGGTGAGTTCTTCAGTTGGCTTGCGACCCTTTGCGATCaggcgcttcttcgggcccgtggcGGATGGTGCCCGTCCTCACAACGAATCCAATGGCACCATCCGCTGCGCTGTTAATGACTGATTAAATACTATCCTAGCAGTCCTCAAGAGAGGATCCGTTTAGCCTCAGAAATTTCCGCGTACCTCCGGTAACAAGTGAGTCGTTCCAGATTGTACCGTGACGGGCAATGGTACTGACTGTTGGTAACAACAATAACGTCTTTAGTGCACTTTAACCATCAAAAGTTAGTGATCAGAATCAATGCTTGCACCACGAATAGGTTCTAACGTCGATGGCATCCAAAAAGGGCTTTCTAC is part of the Sabethes cyaneus chromosome 2, idSabCyanKW18_F2, whole genome shotgun sequence genome and harbors:
- the LOC128734567 gene encoding protein yellow-like codes for the protein MTLKCLLLGHCLFLGVLGIWAQFSQQPTLNPPTPAVPTTQSERQFRVVYEWNVLDFAFANEDERARALYLGEYIPRNVLVSDVKPYANRLYVTIPRMLSGVPATLGYFVRPENNGRTDPEIVPFPSWEMNRRGNCSALQFVQGIAIDKHGIMWVIDSGRTETLQRGTNHVTCNPKVVLLDLKRNGTVLMRYEFPPEVVPAGVNYLNKVVIDDAFGGFAYITDNSGADPGIVVYSRQLNRSWKVRENNSMRAAQNAVRFAVNDTELNFSIHIDGIALGPYYNPHVQNDIDPQNDPLIGNQNYERNVYYSPLSSYHLYSLPASVLRDPEYVMKASPRDILESVTDYGRKSSQTDGMIMDNQGELYFGLLGEHAIARWDSYRPFTPKNQIVVARDKTHIQWVDGMGFDHEGYLYVVVNRLHNFVAGKLHPEDTNFRILRSKTGALSYVETPDNNFNNDVRYRYDGEVDNSLLHYGLSSTTPVSSRLELAGLFGRSAGQAQISSFITVSICLVLAKLLAV